From the Mangifera indica cultivar Alphonso chromosome 10, CATAS_Mindica_2.1, whole genome shotgun sequence genome, one window contains:
- the LOC123228068 gene encoding protein CHROMATIN REMODELING 4-like isoform X1 → MKDSSSSSSKMINRNWVLKRKRRKLPCGPDLSNGKEENLGGSETPRNTSSKRKLKIEMNSDRPSSKKKGNDGYYYECVICDLRGNLLCCDTCPRTYHIQCLDPPLKRIPNGKWQCPKCCQKTDHLKPISNLGSVSKRARSKIITIKSQSGTKSSGTDKVSQIFGGSVLSKKRSSSKGKSVLTLGNKSLEKRSDSSQVDVSDCTKPTNTSVDNPVEGSPSCVNVDDEKEHNVSPTDSAIDRKPLPAEEVLALSEVTRLEPNDEVPEKKLDLPHANGSTGIKFVLPVGASSDKAKKRKHEVNDEDSQKKHRTDKKKRSAAAPKKRRSKTNTLSPGTSKVQEKCQTVSNGASSPVSEENVKTKSSDSGRRDELTQEAAQSLEESEKVAVPVAETLMCEDTVSFELQQVDRVLACRIQGGFASSSHHLSMTDGDDLHSDDLVMSENRNKVEDLDLDARVVENLSEDSPNVSRSPDEEERMKNEVREEVHVDRRSVNRECREENAMDLSGKDDKDSSSVVVNGKEQDEFAVNTEASGERNEKMVEETAGISLRNDEGPAVCETPISCEAIDMKEVDTEMRTKDNAENKIQDFAMTEFLHVNGGPISYEFLVKWVGKSHIHNSWISEAQLKVLAKRKLDNYKAKYGTSVINICDERWKQPQRIIALRTSKDGMHEAFVKWTGLPYDECTWESLSEPALQNSSHLIDLFNQFERQTVEKDASKDNLPGGKGDCQQSEIVALSEQPEELKGGSLFPHQLEALNWLRKCWHKSKNVILADEMGLGKTVSACAFISSLYFEFKAKLPCLVLVPLSTMPNWLSEFALWAPNINVVEYHGCAKARAIIRQYEWHASNANKPNKKTSSYKFNVMLTTYEMILADSSHLRGVPWEVLVVDEGHRLKNSGSKLFSLLNSFSFQHRVLLTGTPLQNNIGEMYNLLNFLQPASFPSLSSFEEKFIDLTTTQKVEELKKLVAPHMLRRLKKDAMQNIPPKTERMVPVELSSIQAEYYRAMLTKNYQILRNIGKGVAQQSMLNIVMQLRKVCNHPYLIPGTEPESGSVEFLHEMRIKASAKLTLLHSMLKLLYKEGHRVLIFSQMTKLLDILEDYLTIEFGPKTYERVDGSVAVADRQAAITRFNQDKSRFVFLLSTRSCGLGINLATADTVIIYDSDFNPHADIQAMNRAHRIGQSNRLLVYRLVVRASVEERILQLAKKKLMLDQLFVNKSGSQKEVEDILRWGTEELFNDSTGMNGKDTGENNCNIEEAVRDLEQKHRKRGGGLGDVYKDKCTEGSTKIVWDESAILKLLDRSNLQSVSTDAAEGDLDNDMLGSVKSLEWNEETIEVQGGAESPAVATDDISAQSSEKKEDNAAIGPEENEWDRLLRVRWEKYQSEEEAALGRGKRQRKVVSYREAYAAHPSETLSESGGEEEKEPEPEPEREYTPAGRALKAKYSKLRARQKERLAQRNAVEELHPCETKPGPELAPHCAVTEKDGDQVTESVQEVREKSSAIDLEDEKVTGSLEAPKSKSDSALRLGRHSKYRMASHLDLSVNSLGQQSPDNIPPSHHYQGTAYTSTLTSNNLLPVLGLCAPNASQIEAHRNFSRSHGRHRKSATGPEFPFSLAPNSGTSIETEVKGREDTPEKPNLHDASAEALHHRIRSSMSDSQLPFNPYLLPSSHGKVSERLETSASASAFSEFQEKYMVPNLPFDEKLLSRFPFPATSIGAPQHDLLPSLSLGSRLEAVNGGMKDLLAMPLLPNLKFFPQDVPRYNQQEREVPPTLGLGQTPSIFPSIPENHRRVLENIMMRTGPASNMYKKKLKVDSWSEDELDFLWIGVRRHGRGNWIAMLRDPRLKFSKHKTPEDLAARWEEEQLKILDSPAFPVQKSSKPSKPAKSSLFPSIPDGMMSRALQGSKFVFPSKFQPHLTDMTLGFSDLTSGLPSFNPSDQVSLQNEHFLPVPNWNPENFRASFAGDSCAGPSGRPGTSSSVSLEKPFMLNSLGVSNLGSMGMNFGSSDLLRRGDEDISANIGKLPSLLDRSLNMLRGSNNEVGSGESTSSVLLPESNKGLNISHSKGKEVVGSSSSKNQLPHWLREAVGSAAKPPDPELPPTVSAIAQSVRLLYGEDKPTIPPFEIPGPLPPQPKDPRHSLKKKKKRKSHVQSDRAGCSHMLQSNLSNNNDASSSILPVPPFHMLSQHITGTSGLPSAEPDLNLHPLNLSMMNPPSSSACLIPSKKLSSGLSPSPEVLQLVASCVAPGPHLPSVSGMSSSSFLESKLPMLKSSDQIDLPDPQEGQEGSPEMMKAQQSSPIKEGQFPPEQQEQLDSGDSRKTQSDPCQTEQPDVKEMSSEGTLSDHPVSDHEP, encoded by the exons ATGAAGGATAGCAGTTCATCGTCTAGTAAAATGATTAATAGAAACTGGGTCTTAAAgcgaaaaagaagaaaacttccATGTGGACCCGATCTATCAAATGGTAAAGAAGAAAACTTAGGAGGCTCAGAAACTCCGAGGAATACCTCTTCTAAACGCAAGCTGAAGATTGAAATGAATTCTGATCGGCCTTCatccaaaaagaaaggaaatgatGGA TATTACTATGAATGTGTGATCTGCGATCTTCGCGGTAACTTGTTGTGTTGTGATACCTGTCCCCGGACCTATCATATTCAGTGTCTTGATCCACCACTTAAG CGCATTCCAAATGGAAAATGGCAATGCCCAAAGTGCTGCCAGAAAACTGATCATCTCAAGCCCATCAGCAATCTGGGTTCCGTTTCAAAGCGGGCTAGATCTAAAATAATCACCATAAAATCTCAAAGTGGGACTAAGTCATCTGGCACTGACAAAGTATCCCAGATTTTTGGAGGCTCTGTTCTTTCTAAAAAAAGATCCTCAAGCAAGGGGAAATCTGTTTTAACGCTGGGAAACAAATCCTTGGAAAAGAGATCAGATTCCTCTCAAGTAGATGTTTCTGATTGTACCAAGCCAACAAATACATCTGTTGATAATCCTGTGGAGGGGAGTCCATCATGTGTGAATgttgatgatgaaaaagaaCATAACGTTTCTCCTACAGATTCAGCTATAGACAGGAAGCCCTTGCCTGCCGAGGAAGTTCTTGCTCTCTCTGAAGTTACAAGATTGGAGCCAAATGATGAAGTTCCTGAGAAGAAGCTTGACTTACCTCATGCTAATGGATCTACAGGAATTAAATTTGTACTTCCAGTTGGTGCTTCATCTGACAAAgctaaaaagagaaaacatgaGGTCAATGATGAAGATAGTCAAAAGAAGCATAGGACTGATAAGAAAAAACGGTCTGCTGCTGCTCCTAAGAAACGTAGGTCCAAAACAAACACTTTGAGTCCTGGGACTAGCAAGGTTCAAGAGAAGTGCCAAACAGTTAGTAATGGGGCTTCTTCGCCTGTGTCTGAGGAGAATGTCAAAACAAAGAGTTCAGATAGTGGGAGAAGAGACGAG CTTACCCAGGAAGCAGCTCAGTCATTAGAAGAGTCAGAGAAAGTAGCTGTTCCTGTGGCTGAAACACTGATGTGTGAAGATACTGTTTCCTTTGAACTTCAGCAG GTTGATCGGGTTTTGGCATGTCGAATACAAGGTGGTTTTGCAAGCTCTTCACACCACTTATCAATGACAGATGGAGATGACTTGCATTCTGATGATTTGGTGATGTCAGAAAATCGAAACAAAGTAGAGGATTTAGATCTAGATGCTAGAGTTGTGGAAAATCTTTCTGAGGATTCTCCTAATGTCAGCAGAAGTCCTGATGAGGAAGAAAGGATGAAGAATGAAGTCAGGGAGGAAGTACATGTAGACAGAAGATCTGTAAACAGAGAATGCAGAGAAGAGAATGCCATGGATTTATCTGGAAAGGATGACAAAGATTCAAGTTCTGTGGTTGTAAATGGTAAAGAGCAAGATGAATTTGCAGTGAACACAGAAGCTTCaggagaaagaaatgaaaagatgGTGGAGGAGACTGCAGGTATTAGTTTGAGAAATGATGAAGGCCCTGCAGTTTGTGAGACACCTATCTCCTGTGAAGCCATAGACATGAAAGAAGTGGATACAGAAATGAGAACAAAGGACAATGCTGAAAACAAAATTCAGGATTTTGCCATGACCGAATTTTTACATGTTAATGGAGGGCCAATATCAtatgaatttttagttaagTGGGTTGGGAAGTCCCACATTCATAATAGTTGGATTTCTGAAGCCCAACTTAAAGTGTTGGCTAAGAGAAAACTTGACAATTACAAGGCAAAGTATGGAACTTCGGTGATAAATATCTGTGATGAAAGGTGGAAGCAACCCCAAAGGATAATTGCCCTCCGCACTTCCAAAGATGGGATGCATGAAGCATTTGTAAAATGGACTGGTCTTCCTTATGATGAATGCACTTGGGAAAGTTTAAGTGAACCTGCTCTTCAAAACTCATCACATCtaattgatttgtttaatcAGTTTGAACGCCAAACAGTGGAAAAAGATGCTTCCAAGGATAATTTACCAGGGGGGAAAGGTGATTGTCAGCAAAGTGAGATTGTTGCTCTCTCAGAGCAACCTGAGGAATTGAAAGGAGGTTCATTGTTTCCTCATCAGCTTGAAGCACTAAATTGGTTGCGGAAATGCTGGCATAAATCCAAAAATGTAATCCTTGCTGATGAAATGGGTCTAGGAAAGACAGTGTCTGCTTGTGCTTTTATTTCTTCATTGTATTTTGAGTTTAAAGCTAAACTACCTTGTTTGGTCTTGGTTCCACTTTCTACTATGCCCAATTGGCTTTCTGAGTTTGCCTTATGGGCTCCCAACATAAACGTTGTTGAGTACCATGGATGTGCCAAAGCAAGAGCCATAATTCGCCAATATGAATGGCATGCTAGTAATGCCAATAAGCCAAATAAAAAGACATCTTCctataaatttaatgttatgttGACTACTTATGAAATGATTCTTGCTGATTCCTCTCACTTACGAGGAGTGCCTTGGGAAGTTCTGGTGGTTGATGAGGGTCATCGTCTGAAGAATTCAGGAAGTAAGCTGTTCAGCTTGCTCAATTCATTCTCTTTCCAACATCGTGTTCTGCTGACTGGTACCCCTCTTCAGAATAACATTGGTGAGATGTATAACTTGCTTAATTTCTTACAGCCTGCTTCATTTCCTTCATTATCTTCTTTTGAGGAGAAGTTTATTGATCTGACAACTACCCAAAAAGTGGAGGAATTGAAGAAACTTGTTGCCCCACATATGCTTCGAAGGCTTAAAAAGGATGCCATGCAAAATATCCCTCCTAAGACTGAACGAATGGTTCCTGTTGAGTTGTCATCCATCCAAGCTGAATATTACCGTGCAATGCTGACCAAGAACTATCAGATATTGCGGAATATTGGGAAAGGGGTGGCCCAACAATCAATGCTAAATATTGTGATGCAGTTACGAAAGGTTTGCAATCATCCATATCTCATTCCAGGTACCGAGCCTGAATCTGGGTCAGTAGAATTTCTCCATGAAATGCGGATAAAAGCTTCTGCCAAGTTGACTTTGTTGCATTCCATGCTTAAGCTGTTATATAAGGAAGGTCATAGGGTTCTTATTTTCTCACAGATGACCAAGCTTCTTGATATTCTTGAGGATTATTTGACTATAGAATTTGGACCCAAAACATATGAAAGAGTGGATGGTTCTGTTGCAGTGGCAGATCGCCAGGCAGCTATAACGCGGTTTAACCAAGATAAAAGTCGATTTGTCTTCTTGTTATCAACGCGTTCTTGTGGCCTTGGTATCAATTTGGCAACGGCGGACACTGTCATTATTTATGATTCTGATTTTAACCCACATGCTGATATCCAAGCCATGAATCGAGCACATCGAATTGGACAATCAAACAGACTTCTGGTGTATAGGCTTGTAGTTCGTGCTAGTGTGGAAGAGCGCATCTTGCAGCTTGCAAAAAAGAAACTGATGCTGGATCAGCTTTTCGTAAATAAATCTGGATCTCAAAAGGAAGTGGAAGATATTCTGCGATGGGGAACAGAAGAGCTATTTAATGACTCTACTGGTATGAATGGCAAAGATACAGGTGAAAATAATTGCAACATAGAAGAGGCTGTGAGAGATCTTGAACAGAAGCACAGGAAGAGGGGTGGTGGTCTGGGGGATGTGTACAAGGACAAATGCACAGAAGGCAGCACCAAAATTGTGTGGGATGAAAGTGCAATACTAAAATTGCTTGACCGTTCAAATCTTCAGTCTGTTTCAACTGATGCTGCAGAAGGAGATTTGGACAATGATATGCTTGGTTCAGTAAAG TCCTTGGAATGGAATGAAGAAACAATTGAGGTACAGGGGGGAGCTGAATCACCTGCAGTCGCGACCGACGATATTAGTGCCCAAAGTTCTGAAAAGAAGGAAGATAATGCTGCAATTGGTCCAGAGGAAAATGAGTGGGACAGACTTTTGCGTGTGAG ATGGGAGAAATATCAAAGTGAGGAGGAAGCGGCACTTGGTCGAGGAAAGCGCCAGAGAAAAGTTGTTTCCTACAGGGAAGCATATGCGGCACACCCTAGTGAGACATTGAGTGAG AGTGGTGGTGAAGAGGAAAAAGAACCTGAACCAGAGCCTGAACGGGAATATACACCGGCAGGTCGAGCTCTGAAAGCGAAGTA TTCTAAGCTTCGTGCTAGACAAAAAGAACGGCTAGCACAAAGGAATGCAGTTGAAGAATTGCATCCTTGTGAGACAAAACCTGGACCTGAGCTAGCCCCACATTGTGCTGTTACTGAGAAAGATGGGGATCAAGTGACTGAATCAGTTCAAGAAGTCAGAGAGAAGTCCTCAGCAATTGATTTGGAGGACGAGAAAGTCACTGGGTCCTTGGAGGCACCAAAGAGCAAGAGCGACTCAGCTCTAAGGCTGGGTAGGCATTCAAAATACAGAATGGCCAGTCACTTAGATCTTTCTGTCAATTCTCTTGGACAGCAATCTCCTGACAATATCCCTCCAAGTCACCATTATCAGGGCACAGCCTATACAAGCACACTTACTTCCAACAATTTGCTACCAGTTCTGGGGTTATGTGCTCCCAATGCTAGTCAAATAGAAGCACATAGAAACTTTTCAAGGTCACATGGTAGACATAGGAAGTCAGCTACTGGACCAGAATTTCCATTTAGTCTAGCTCCTAATTCTGGAACTTCTATTGAGACAGAAGTAAAAGGTCGGGAGGATACTCCAGAGAAACCAAATTTGCATGATGCTTCAGCTGAAGCTTTACACCATCGTATTAGAAGTAGCATGTCAGATAGTCAACTCCCATTCAATCCG TATCTTCTGCCTTCCTCACATGGAAAAGTTTCTGAACGCCTTGAAACTTCTGCTTCTGCTTCCGCATTTTCTGAATTTCAGGAGAAATATATGGTGCCAAATTTACCTTTTGATGAGAAATTGCTGTCCAGATTTCCTTTCCCTGCAACAAGCATAGGAGCCCCACAACATGACCTGTTACCAAGCTTGTCTCTGGGGAGCAGACTTGAAGCTGTAAATGGTGGGATGAAAGACCTTCTGGCGATGCCACTGTTACCAAATTTGAAATTCTTCCCACAAGATGTACCCAGATATAATCAGCAAGAGAGGGAAGTTCCTCCGACATTGGGTTTAGGTCAGACACCATCCATATTTCCTTCAATTCCTGAAAATCACCGGAGAGTGCTTGAAAACATAATGATGAGGACTGGGCCTGCTTCCAACATGtataaaaagaaactaaaagtaGATAGCTGGTCTGAAGATGAACTTGATTTTCTCTGGATCGGAGTTCGCAGACATGGTCGGGGCAATTGGATTGCTATGCTTAGAGACCCCAGATTGAAATTCTCCAAGCATAAAACTCCAGAAGATTTGGCAGCTAGGTGGGAGGAGGAACAGCTTAAGATCTTGGACAGTCCTGCTTTCCCAGTGCAAAAATCTTCCAAGCCATCAAAACCTGCCAAATCTTCCTTGTTTCCAAGCATTCCTGATGGAATGATGTCAAGGGCACTACAAGGAAGCAAATTTGTCTTCCCATCAAAATTTCAACCTCACTTAACGGACATGACATTGGGCTTTTCTGATCTCACCTCTGGCCTGCCAAGTTTTAACCCATCAGATCAAGTTAGTTTGCAAAATGAGCATTTTCTACCTGTTCCAAATTGGAATCCTGAAAATTTTCGAGCTAGTTTTGCTGGAGATTCTTGTGCTGGACCCTCTGGTAGACCTGGGActtcttcaagtgtatcattgGAGAAGCCATTTATGCTCAATTCTTTGGGAGTGAGCAATTTGGGTTCAATGGGTATGAACTTCGGTAGCTCCGATTTACTGAGAAGGGGGGATGAGGACATTTCTGCAAATATTGGGAAGTTGCCCAGTCTTCTGGACAGATCTTTGAATATGTTGCGTGGCTCTAACAATGAGGTGGGAAGTGGTGAATCCACTAGTTCAGTACTTCTCCCTGAATCAAATAAAGGGCTTAATATTTCCCATTCAAAGGGCAAAGAAGTTGTTGGAAGTAGTTCTTCAAAGAATCAACTACCCCATTGGCTCCGGGAAGCTGTAGGTTCTGCTGCTAAACCACCAGATCCTGAACTGCCACCTACTGTTTCAGCAATTGCTCAATCTGTTCGCTTACTATATGGGGAAGATAAGCCAACCATTCCTCCATTTGAGATACCAGGACCACTGCCTCCTCAACCAAAGGATCCAAGACATAgtctaaagaagaagaagaagaggaagtcGCATGTGCAGTCGGACAGAGCTGGGTGCAGCCATATGCTTCAAAGTAACCTCTCTAATAACAATGATGCTTCAAGCTCTATTCTTCCAGTTCCACCATTTCACATGCTCTCGCAACATATAACTGGAACTTCAGGGCTTCCTTCAGCAGAACCTGATCTTAATTTGCATCCTCTCAATTTAAGTATGATGAACCCGCCATCTTCCTCGGCATGCTTAATCCCTTCAAAGAAATTGAGCTCAGGACTATCTCCCTCTCCAGAAGTGCTTCAACTGGTGGCATCTTGTGTTGCTCCGGGCCCACATCTGCCATCAGTTTCAGGCATGTCAAGCTCAAGCTTCCTCGAGAGCAAGCTCCCAATGCTGAAATCTTCAGATCAAATTGACCTACCAGACCCACAAGAAGGACAAGAAGGTTCTCCCGAAATGATGAAGGCTCAACAGAGCTCACCCATTAAGGAAGGTCAGTTTCCACCAGAACAACAAGAACAGCTAGATAGTGGTGATTCCAGGAAGACGCAATCAGACCCTTGTCAAACTGAACAGCCTGATGTCAAGGAAATGTCCTCAGAGGGTACTCTGTCAGATCATCCTGTGAGTGATCATGAACCCTAG